The genomic segment gaagtaggatcacccccatttaaaaaaataataatataatatatatattttttatacttcATTTCGTAGTCCTAggagcaagagtggcttccgcttacgagtttcagcgtggattttcacatttttatgaactttaaaaaatgaattaataaaaatatcCATGCTcaaacttgtaagcggaagtCACTCTtgttactaggactcagcactgaagtaaaaaaaaaaaaataataataattaatagcagaaaaaaaatcaccaagtagtgaattcgcaataatcgagggattataCTGTAATCTtatttaacctcctatgacctggcatCCACGTgtagacatcacatttttggttgtcaaagactacaatgttaaattttggggggtccacttatgatgtggatatcattttctcagaaactacaacatataaaaagataattctttgtttttacactcatcaggtcccaattagcctaaatatcaaagagaaaataaaaatgcatgccttgcaaatGTCTAGGAGGTTAATGTTAAATTTTAACTAcagtgtcatgttttttttataaacaccatacaaatagaaatttgttaaCATTAGCGCACATCATTATTTGGTCACAGTGATTACATCAGTGTGCCAAACCCTCGTTAAGTGAttgggttgccattgacgggggtATACGTCCAATCGCTTTAAAATAAGACTTCCagttcaaagggattggacgtctttcgtcATCGGTAAcgtgaaaaaaagaatacaaagcAAGGAATATGAGAGTCGAGGCATGTTATTTGGCATCTGCTAACACAAGTTTGCTGTTAAACTACAACCAATGGCCATTTTCTACATACATAAAAAACACATTAGtctccttttgttttttgttttttttgttagtttgttttcCACAGTATTGCACATGTAAAGTCGACCTGACGGCGATGGCGCGTCGCCCGAAATCCCTACCGTGTCCCGCAAAAAGCGTCCGTCTCGGGCGCGAGCGTTTTTCTAGGATTTGAAGACGTGCACGGCGCGTACCACGTACTGCCGACAGATGGGGCACTCGTTCATCCTCTTACCGCATTTGGTACACGTGACCATATGGCCGCACTCAAGCAGGACGCAGTCGATGATGGCGTCCATGCAGATGCGACACAGGTTGTCATCGGAGGCCATTTGGGCTTTCACGCCGTCTGCGGAATAGGGAAACGTGGTTTTGGTGATATTCGTAGAAGTTTGGCGAAAAATCTTGGGGGCGAAAGAACTTACCTCCGACGGCGCTGTTGCACAGAAGGGGAGGATATGAGACAACTGGATGGGAAGATAAACAAAAAGGGCAGATGTTAGATTTGTTGAAGTCATGACATGCTGAATTTACATGAATATTTACCATTGAGCATTGGGGAACGtagtacatgaaaataaaaataaccaaaaatatatattgttttttttccccagactataaattgcaatttattcattgtttggctgcgcctgcgacttatactcagttggaacttatgttttgtttttttgttttttcagttcaaaaagtTCAAAAAGTTTCCCCCGAAAATGGGACTTATGTGGttgtatgttgttgttgttgttgggttttttctCCTCTTAGTTGTGCATTCTTTGTCTGATGCAATGTATACTACAACTAATAGAGACTGgagaaaattaatttgaaaactaCAAGAAAAAGTTGGCCTCTCAAATATtgttaatatattatatatatattctatatttagctgaaaaaataaatagtttgaatgacaatataataaataaaaaaacatatcatactacttttattcaaaaaacatttgaaagaaaaataataaatctcTTCAATTATAGAAACCTATTGGAAAGTaactagtaataaaaaaaacaaatacaaatgacaTTTCATCTTTCTATATTTGACTTCCCCAAATTAAGCATTTACCTGCTGTCATGTTCACGTTctccactaaaagaagagaaaaacaaaaagaagtgataaaaatgaaaGGATGTTGACATTCCAATTTATGCGAAGCGCGGTCGGATGCTTACTGGACTTTCTGTTGTTCTGGTTTTCACGATATAGGCGATGCACACGTTCCAGTAGCTCCCACTTCTCGCAGCAACCCGAGTAATTGACAAAATTCCTGGCCAGGATTTCCTTCAGCTGGCGTACCGACAACCTCTCGATGGCGTCTTCGTCGTCCAGGTCGGAGAGGGATGCGCGAACCCTCGTCCGCGTCGCCGGACTGGACTCCGCCGCGTTTTCAGTCTGCTCCAGACTGACCAGGGACGCTGTGGGCGTGAACTCTTGCTCCTGTAGAGAAAACTACAagcaatgaatgagtgagtttttGGTGCAACTTTGCTCCTATTATCACAAAGGTGGTCCTAGTTTATTTTGGAATACTTTCACACATCAATACAAAGACACACCCAAAAAAGTACCATAAACTGACATATATTTAGTAgacttattttgttttgttgttgtttttttcatgcccTGTTAAGATAACACTTAACCGATGTGGTAGTGATTGAGAGCGAAGTTCATTTTGGTAAGCAAGTTATGTTGTggtgaatggattttttaaaattggttttCAATGAATTGTTAACGTGATATAGGGAAAAGTTACTATTTGTTtgtaataacaaaacaaaacaatacataTCCATTCTACAACATTTAAACTGCTATGCTGTCCTATACGGCTAATCATTATTCTTATAACTTTTATGAACATATGGACGTGTATTGCATTCacctgaaaaataaatgtaaaataaataaataaaaagtaatagTAATTTATTTTGgtggttgtttttaaaatatatatattttattcccTTTTATGAGTATTTTTTGgcatatgtcatttttattataaaatatttCTGAGGATTTGGCTTGTTCCATTGCAGGTCCATCTGTTGGCTTATCTAACACAATAAGACTCACCGCGTGATTGCACGCACAACTTGGAGATTCTCATTCAAGGTGAAAAGGATGGATAAAAAGCAATATccaatgaataaaaactttaaTTACTAGTAGTTTCTTATTCAagccttttttcctttcttctcTTCCTCCTTAATGCCAACCTTGCATCCTCCCTCTATTCCATGTTTTGTCCTTGTTTGCCTTCCTGCActagttttcaatttttttttctcatttaaaaatacaaacttgcCAAATGAcaacgacagacgtccaatccatttactGTGGGAGGCCTGGCTATAACCACTCATCCTTCAATGCCATTGGCGCcactagacgtctaatccattgaATGATCAAATGAAATGTTAATCACAAAATTCAAGAGTTGAATAAGTGGCCGATGAAGGGttaaattaaaatgcaattaaatccTCTTAGTCAAATTCTGACTGTACTGAATGGACATATTCATCATGAAATAAAATTAGGGTGTGCGGGAGTAGTGACAAAAATTCtggtattattatcattatgaaTCTACATAacttaatacaaatattattaATACTACTTAATGGTTTACCTTGGAAGCATGAGAGCGAGGAAAGTGCGAGTGTCTGTGCTTACGTAGTGTTAATGTAGTGTTTAGTGTCAGCTGGGTTGCTGCGGGGAGTTGTCAACCTGCGTGCGTGTTACGTAACTGACTCAGTCAGCCCGTGTGAGCGACCTAAAAAAGGCAAAGGGCTTAAGCCGCCTTTCTCGCTGGTCGGTGTATCGACGGTGCACGTGCACGTACGTGCACGCGTGCATTGACAGTCAGAGAGGAGAGTAAATGCTGCTGCTTGCAGCTGTCACATGAATGCACAATCAGCGGAGTGGAGAGAAAATCAACATAATTGTTGGTAAATTCCACTCCACCAGCGCGAGTTGGCATGAGGGGGGAAACTTTTGTGCTCAGGGGGCTGCGTTCCACTCCAAGAAGGCACAGATGGGACAAGATTGGGCTTGAATCcttaagatgtccaatccgttttgactgggagaggttgGGTAGCGACCCCAATCACTTTTCGAGTGTTACTGGGAATGCAGGAACAAGCAaattcattattattcatttttcattaagTTTTCTGAAATCTGTTTTGGTTTTACAACTATGATCTTTGACCTCACTAGCACAAGTCCAATTACgtttttaaagtttaattttacaaaagtatcaagttagcaaaaaaaaaaacagacaaacagccATCCAGAACCAAAAACATAACCTCTTATTCATAGGTTTGATATACTGGCaatgaaataatgaataataatatatatgatATAATTATTGACTAATACCTGTCAGTGTGTGGACATCCCATTTTGGGACTTGGGAGGCCCCAGTAGAATAAAATTTGACATACAAGTTTGGTCTACATAATGTATATGCCAGGTcccagttttctttttgtttgttttttatttttaataaccaAAAAGAGTGAAATcattatttcaattcaattaatgcCTTTGCATTTAACAAAGAAGGACATTTGGTTTTGCAAACTCTCAAATCTGACATTAAATTAGGATTTCCTTGGATTAAAAGATTTCCATTTGTTTCAATTGCTCGTGTTTATTTGTCATGTGCGTTCTGTTGTGTTTTACGGCTTGTTTGCTTGCACTATTTCGACCTGTTGTCggtgtgtgtttgagtgtgtaAGCGTGCCTACTGTTGCATAAGTGCATGGGTACTATGTGGTGTTTTTGAGTGTGCGTCCCACCTGGCTAGGGGTCCCTGAGCTGTCACTGGGGGTGAGCACAACTCCCTGAGAGGCCGAGCCGAGCGACTGTTCCGAAGCCGAGCCGGCGGGGGAGGACGGCGAGGCGGCATGTGAGTGGAGACCGTCTGAATCATCTCGGTCATCTTCCTCCTCCCGATCCTCGGGTGTGTCTCCATCCCgcacctcttcctcctcctcttcctcctcctcctcttcttcttcctcctcctcttcctgcaCCACCATGACAGGTCGCGGCGCCTCTCTGGTACCCCGGTGGCACAGCACCAGGTCCACCAGGTCTTCCTTCTCCCTGCAGGTGTCTGTGGGGATGTTGCGGAGCAGCAGGTACTGGCGCAGGTCCTTGACGCGAAGCTGCATGAGGCGTGGCCTCTGGAAGGCGGTACCGCGTAATAAGTGGCAGGTAGCGCAGCAGCGCAGGTTCTCCTGAAGTACCGAACACAACGCGCAGAAGCTCTTCTTGCAGTCGATGCACACGTGCTGTCAAGGAATGACACCATCAATCAATTCAAAGCTTATTATCAGATCACAAAGGATGTATGGTGGTATTTGGTAATGGAGGGaaattgatatttaaaaataaaatattgaggaTTTATAAATAGGATTAATAAATCGCTGCCAGTGTTTCACACTTAaaaaagattggacatctattgccatcaatggcagccaaagtgtTCAACTATGTGAAGCCACTCATCAAAATACACATGGGCCacacttatttatgtatttatattcttttttgaatgaatataatactaaataaatataataaatctaaatctaaatataataatacTAAATCTGTCATAATTTCATATaaaatgaatttcaaaataaaacctcattttttattattatattttcttaattattatttgtataaCTTATACCCTTTCtattagcatttttaaaatggaatttcaagcatttttcttttattttctaaattttaGGTCATGCGACAGTGCTTTCACCCGCAGTTGTTCAACTTTCACTCGCAATTTTGTCACACGCACGCCAAATGGAAGCCATCAGTCATTCCTTTTAATATCGCTTAAGCATCATTTAATAAACTCCCCTTAAATATTGCATCGCGGGATGTCTGGCTCGTGTGGGCATTTTAAA from the Stigmatopora argus isolate UIUO_Sarg chromosome 16, RoL_Sarg_1.0, whole genome shotgun sequence genome contains:
- the LOC144090596 gene encoding E3 ubiquitin-protein ligase RNF34-like isoform X1 — encoded protein: MKAGASSMWASCCGLLNEVMGTGTVRAQQPGFGAGAAPFRFAPGAGYSTYPPASSGSAGQLCKACGLAFSVFRRKHVCIDCKKSFCALCSVLQENLRCCATCHLLRGTAFQRPRLMQLRVKDLRQYLLLRNIPTDTCREKEDLVDLVLCHRGTREAPRPVMVVQEEEEEEEEEEEEEEEEEVRDGDTPEDREEEDDRDDSDGLHSHAASPSSPAGSASEQSLGSASQGVVLTPSDSSGTPSQFSLQEQEFTPTASLVSLEQTENAAESSPATRTRVRASLSDLDDEDAIERLSVRQLKEILARNFVNYSGCCEKWELLERVHRLYRENQNNRKSMENVNMTAVVSYPPLLCNSAVGDGVKAQMASDDNLCRICMDAIIDCVLLECGHMVTCTKCGKRMNECPICRQYVVRAVHVFKS
- the LOC144090596 gene encoding E3 ubiquitin-protein ligase RNF34-like isoform X2 translates to MKAGASSMWASCCGLLNEVMGTGTVRAQQPGFGAGAAPFRFAPGAGYSTYPPASSGSAGQLCKACGLAFSVFRRKHVCIDCKKSFCALCSVLQENLRCCATCHLLRGTAFQRPRLMQLRVKDLRQYLLLRNIPTDTCREKEDLVDLVLCHRGTREAPRPVMVVQEEEEEEEEEEEEEEEEEVRDGDTPEDREEEDDRDDSDGLHSHAASPSSPAGSASEQSLGSASQGVVLTPSDSSGTPSQEQEFTPTASLVSLEQTENAAESSPATRTRVRASLSDLDDEDAIERLSVRQLKEILARNFVNYSGCCEKWELLERVHRLYRENQNNRKSMENVNMTAVVSYPPLLCNSAVGDGVKAQMASDDNLCRICMDAIIDCVLLECGHMVTCTKCGKRMNECPICRQYVVRAVHVFKS